The sequence CCGAGCACGGGATCGGTGTGCACAAGCGGCCGTTTCTCGCGTATTCGCGCAGTGCGGCCGAGATCGGCGTGATGCGGGCGATGAAGGCCGCGCTCGATCCGCTCGGGATTCTGAATCCCGGGAAGGTGTTGTAGCGCGATCGGGGCAGGCGTTGCCCCGTGTGTGCGAGCGTCTTCCGCCTGAGGGCGCGGCGCTGGCCCGCGTTGCAGCCGATGGTGGGCGCCTTCGCGATCGTGATCGTCGTTGCGGGCGCAGCGATCTTTCGTATCATCGCTGCCGCACGCCGCACGCCGCACGCCGCACGCCGCACGCCGCACGCCGCACGCCAACCGCCAAAACGCCAAAACGCCAAAACGCCAAAACGCCAAAACGCCAAAACGCCAAAACGCCAAAACGCCAACCGCCAAAACGCCAACCGCCAAAACGCCAACCGCCAAAACGCCAAGTCACGCAGATCGAACGCAGCGAGCAGCGCGTGACAGGCCGAGCGTCACAACCGGAACGTCACCAGCCGAACATGGCGGGCCCAACGCCCAACAGCCGCCATGGCGGCATCGCCTGCAGCGAATGGCGCGCCTCTCACCCGGTTCCCCGTCGGCGCCCGGCCCGCTCATTCCGAATCCGACGCATCCGCCTGCGCAAACCGGGCGGCGACCTCGCGCAGCCACGCTTCGCTCCACGTGAGCGCGCCGACCTTCAGATGCTCGACGACGCGGCGCACCCATTCGAGCTCGGCTTCCAGCGTCACCCGCATGAGTTCGCCGTCGAGCAGGAACAGCCGTGGGATCTGCATCGCGAGCGCGGCGTCGTGCGCTTCGTCGAGACGAGCCAGTTCGGCCTCGAGCGCGGCGGCGCGCGCTTCGAACTGGCGGCGCGCATCGTCGGCGGACAGCAGCGGCAGCACCGACAGCGCAGCCGGAAACGACGGATATTCGCGCGCCGGCTGAGCGAGCTGCTCGCGCAGCCACATGCGCGCGGTGTCGCGGCCGGCGCTGGTGATTTCGTAGACGGTGCGCTCCGGGAACGCGCCGTCGCGCTCGGTTTCGCGCACGGCGATCAGCGCGTCGCGTTGCAGGCGCTCGATCGTCTGATAAAGGCTATTGCGCTGCTTGACGTTGACCACCTCGTCCTTGCCGCGCAGCTTCACGAGCTGCTGGATTCGGTACGCGTGCATCGGCGCTTCGGTGAGCATCGCGAGTACGACGAGCGCCAGCGGTGAGTATCGAGCCATACCATGAATAGTTAATTAATTTCTAGTAATGTTATGACTAGATATAAATTAACGCAAGCTGTGTAATGCCCACG comes from Burkholderia savannae and encodes:
- a CDS encoding PadR family transcriptional regulator — its product is MARYSPLALVVLAMLTEAPMHAYRIQQLVKLRGKDEVVNVKQRNSLYQTIERLQRDALIAVRETERDGAFPERTVYEITSAGRDTARMWLREQLAQPAREYPSFPAALSVLPLLSADDARRQFEARAAALEAELARLDEAHDAALAMQIPRLFLLDGELMRVTLEAELEWVRRVVEHLKVGALTWSEAWLREVAARFAQADASDSE